GTCATGGCAGGAAATTCAGGCTCTGAAAATGCGCACCACTGGGCAGGGGGGTATGGTTTATTATTTTACGACAGAGAAGAAGGATCGGGCTTATTTATTACCGATGCGGGTGGCTGGATTTGCGAAGATGGTGGGTATGATTCAAAGGAAAACGGGCATTGACACTACGGATATTTATCCCCTTGCCCAGCCTTGGATGTATTTCTTTTTGTTGGGGTTTACTTTCTTTTTGTTATTAATTGATGGTTGGGTAATCGTCACTGCTATGACTATGGCTTAGGGAGTGTGCAGATTATGATTATCGGTTTGACGGGGGGCATCGCTACGGGTAAAAGTACGGTGTCGGATTATCTACGGGATAAATACCAAATTCCTGTCATTGATGCGGATGTTTTGGCGAGGGAGGCAGTGCAGGTTGGTTCTCCTATTTTTGAGAGGATTGTGGAGCGTTATGGGGATGATATTTTGAACCCAGACGGGGATATTAATCGGGGTAGGTTGGGGGAGATTGTTTTTGGTGATGAGGGGGAGAGGT
The sequence above is a segment of the Cyanobacterium stanieri PCC 7202 genome. Coding sequences within it:
- a CDS encoding hypothetical protein (KEGG: syp:SYNPCC7002_A2279 hypothetical protein~SPTR: Putative uncharacterized protein), which gives rise to MSKNNSPSAIFPISPLIRITLLSLYFALTTPLPFLAKTTTLPIPQWLFWVGLVIGAFLVYTVMTERVVLDDSGIRVTYPDWAKIIWRRGWNLSWQEIQALKMRTTGQGGMVYYFTTEKKDRAYLLPMRVAGFAKMVGMIQRKTGIDTTDIYPLAQPWMYFFLLGFTFFLLLIDGWVIVTAMTMA